The following is a genomic window from Solanum lycopersicum chromosome 6, SLM_r2.1.
CTTTGTACTTTGAGGGATTTGATAATGACCTGAAGATTAGAGGCAGCTTTCTAAAGTGCAGATACTTAGAGGTTGAATAACGCCACAACATTTTGGTTTTGCTATTCGAACAGTCTCAGAACCTTGAAACGCTAAAATAGAAAAGAGGCATTACCAATAAAGCAACTATACATTTTCTTATGGTAAATTACAACAACTACTTCTCATATGTGGAGTCTAGGGAGGGTACAATGTAATTCCACAAGTAAGGTCTGGGGAGTATAGAGTGTACACAATTCTTATTCCTAcctcgtggaggtagagaggctgtttctATGAGACCCTCTGCTCAAAtacaacaaatcaaaataattatgtaaaaggCAGTGTAGAAAACAGGTCAATTAATAAGCGAAGTAGTACATACTGTCCAAAGAAAGAACAGTTCCAATAACGAAATAATGCGGTAATCGAATTACAAAAAAGATATATGATAACAACTAtcaaaagcaagaaaaaaaacatgtatAAGACTAATACTACAACATACGCGATACTTCCAGACTCCTGACAAGCCTAATCTCGCTGAAAAGTGAGATAGAACTCAACTACCTACTAACTTTCTACCCTAATCCACGATCTCCATATCCTCGTGTCCTCGGTAAGTTGAAGCTGCACCATGTCCTATCTAATCACCTCTACAGCTCTACCCAATACTTCTTCGGTCAACCTCTACCTTTCCTCTTACCCACTATATCCAGCCTCTCACGCCTCCTTGCATCTGTACCTCTCCTCTTCTATGCCCAAACCATCTCAGGCGTTCGCTTCCCTCAGCTTGTCCACCACGGAGGCCACTGCCACTTTGTCCTGGATATCTTCAATTATAATCTTATCTCTCCTAGAATGCCCACACATCCATCtgaacatcctcatttttctaACTTGTATCTTGTGAACAATGTAAATTGGGATCAACTGTTTACTCAGAACGTCTCATCGCTAACTCTTCTCTGAATCCTGGCTAATCACGTCTTGAATGATACAGTTCCTTAACCAGTAAATTTTAATGACAGAATACATGATCATCTGTGTCAACTTCACAAAGGTTGTATACACTAAAAAGCGGAATTGATGCAGTTTGACAGTTCATCGAACTTTATGTTGGTATCCAACTTAACAAAAACCAATCAAGCTCACACAACTTGTCTTTTAGCTTAGGGTGATCATTATCTCCTAGTAATAAACTGTTGGAATTGCTTTGGAAGAATGGCTTCTGGATATAATTATCTTTCATAATGACAGGTTTATaactttatataagttttacatatataacatatttcTTACCTTTGACAATTAGACAACGTTGGAAGTACTCCTATATCTCATAGGATTGAGAACATTTGGTTGTCTAAACTGAGGGATGAAAGTTGCAGGCACATCTGATAGTGAGATACACAATTTAAACGTAAATCTAAAAGATTCTAATTCTGCTGGAAGACTGACAAAGCTACCCTCAACTGCAAAGAATGGTGCCAAATTCAGGTATGCCATTTTCAGGGGCTCCATCCATGTGATGCTACTCTTAAATTAGTTTTCTCTTGACCATACCCATCTAGTCTTTTCCTTCCTTTCTATGCTTCTGTCTTTCCGCACATGGTTAATTACTTATACCTTGCAGTGGGACTGAAGTATCAATATCAATATCCAAGAGCCTTGATGACTTGTTGGCAGAGATTACTTGCTTTCTTCAAAAGGTTCATTTTCATGTCTATCAGCTGATTCTAGCTATGATTTCCTAAATTGTATGAAAAATTCTCTAACTACAGTTTTTCATTGCTATCTACGCAGATGATCCTTCTGAAGATTCCGGTTAGTTCATTACTTTTCTTGAAATGCTTTATATTCAAATCAAATGCAACTATCTTCTCTATAGACCCCTCTTATAAATCATAGCTACTAACTGCTCAGACAGCTCAAGGCGTTCAGTGTGAACCTACTAAATGCAAGTGTATATATTTTGGATGAGTTCACCAtgtcaaaaatatttcttttgttacCAGATTCGCATTAAAATTCGAAAGTTTTAAGCttttatatgtcattttaaCCTACTTCTTTGGCCTTGTTATATTTTGAAAAGCTTACCTTTTTCCCTATCCTGTTTCCTAGGAGTTACCTAGGAGCCTAGGACCACTACCTCTCTGTGGCTGATGGCTTGTTTCTCTTCTTACAGAAAGTTGTAATGGAACTCTTAGTATGTGGTGATGATCCTTTGAGTTCACAGATTGAAAGTCGTATTCTGGCAATTGAGGGCAGCTCTGCATATTCTCCTATTGAAAGCATAGAAAGCTTGAAAGTGGGACTCAAGGATTATATTCGCAAGCACCAAACTTGCTTCTCAATTGGGTAAGTACTAGAAAGGTGCTAGGTTTTGGTTAATGAATGATGATGCATTCCAACCTCTAGTTTTTGTTGAAGGTTGGATATAATGTATTAGTAGGTCTAACTTCCACATGTTGAAATCATAATTCTTAGGTGctaatataaaaagataacaaaGAGTACACTTTGACATAGTTACCCTGAACTTTGTCATTTCCTTGTTTTACATGAACTATTTCATCTACTAACTTTAAGCTAGCCTTTCATTCTACAATTTTCCCATTAAAAAGTGTGACATTTGCAGTTCTTCTCTCTTTCTTATGTGGTTTTGTCTGTATGCCTGACCGTTCATTAAGCTACTTCAGTGTGATATAAAGTAGTGCATTATTGTTCTGAAATATACAATTTGTAGATTTTACCTTCTTGAAATACTGGTTACAAATAGTTAGATTGAGTGAAGATGGGAAAAAGAAGCTTGGGATACACTGGACCAGGTGAGAGAAAATCAGGATCAAACATAAAAGGAAATGCTAGAACTCCAACCATAGAAGCAGACTGAAGGAGGAGTAGAGGCAAGACAATTGATCACATGTAGCATGCAGGAAGTAGTACTTAAGTTATTTAAAATCTGGTTGACAGCTCAATTGACTCCTTCAATTTGATGTAGGAGGATTTAAGTTTGATAATGTAATTTAGTTAAGATCTATTTGTGGTGCTAAACGGCTCATATGGTATATGTAAAATTGCAGCATCTCATATAAGATCTTTGGAGATGTAACTGTTGTGCAGAGCCAAAAACAAAACGAAAATATCAATGTGCATTGCATTAAACACGGCTGTACATAAAGTCGTTGTTTCTTATTTCAGGGAAAACCTGAAGGTTGGAACTGGGGTTGCTAATTCTTCAGATAGTTCTCAGGGAAATAGCCAGGTGGTGGAAGCTGTTGTGATTATCAATGAGATGTCAGAACTAGTTCATTCTTCCAGCATCAGTGAACAAGACATGAAAACAGAGGTTTGCTTTGGATTAATTGAAGAAGACTCTTAAAAGCATAAAATATGTTTGCATTCCAATATCTGCTTTATTAATTATGTTGTGATCAAATGTTAGAtaatagttcactgtaaagatGCCATGTTGCATATTCTTTCCCAACATCTTTTAACTTGTGTTTTGAGTTCATTTGTTGTCCTAGAATGTGTGGATTGTGAAAACTAATGATAATATCACAGATATGCATTCTTTGGGATTTCAACTTTCCGGGATCTTTTATCACTATGAATGTCTTGTTTTCATATAAGCATGGTGCACAAGGTGAAGAACCTTGTGCACTTTATGGTGTGTGGAGGCTAAGATTTATGCAATTTCCCCTACATCATGGAGTAGATAGCTATTTATGTGAGTAAtaactgaaaaatatttttgaacttCTGAGGGCCAAGAAGTGGACCTTTTTCTTTATGGCCATCTTGATGACATTGGATTGGATATGTTACATTACACATACAACAACTATGTCTCAATCCCAAGCAAGTTGGGGTTGGCAATATAATCCTCACGGACCATGTGGCTCCATTTATGTTCATAAATAGATTTACATATCAGGAAACAAAATTCTATGTGGAAAGTGTGATTTTCATAttgtaatataaaataaactatttccTAAAATCTAGAGTATACCCAGTGTATACCAAACAGGATACATTAATAATCCGATCTTATTATACTGTGGACAAATATAGTCTCTGGTATTGAGTCTAATTAAATATTGCTTATTAAACTTCGAGGATATCAAAAGTTTTTGCTAAGTGAACTATACAAGTTATAGGTTGGCTGTCCCAGCCATTTCTAGTCCTTACAGTTGTTTCCAAAAGTATACGATGGAGGGGGACTTAATATCTAATCTCCAAAGTAAACGAAATACAAGTGAGGACACAAAGGAAGGTTTTGGAGAAATCCTATTTATCAGTTAAGCTCACAAAACAGGTGCGATGAACATATGAAGATTCCAATATGAATCCTCACTTACTCACTAACCTTGACCAATTCCTTTTTTCTGTGTCTTGATTCTAAAGTTAGCAAAGCCAACTTTATCCATGATATAAACTCCTCTCACTGCTTGAGGGAGCTCATTAGCAGATATAGAAATTCTGTAAGATTGTTTGATAGCTTCAAACTTAGCTAGCCCATCTTCCATGGCATTGAGTTCCCCTTCCGTTTGTGCTTGTCAAGATATTCTGGATTCTGGATATCAAGTAGCTTTGATGGTTCACTGATGCCATTGATCATATCCACTACTATTTTAAAGTCCATTTCGAGTAGCACATTGTAATTCCATTATCTGGAAACCCCTGCAAGCCAGCGCTAGCTGCAACACCCAGCATTTCTAGAACTTAAAGGAAGAAGCCCTAAGAAGGCCATGACAATTTTTCCCTGATGACCTCTTAGAACCCCCCCTTCTCCAGCTAGTTCCCTTCTAACATTGAACTGCCATCAGTGTTGAGTTTGACATAATTTTGAGTAGGCTTGTTCCACTTTTTTTTTCCGATCAAAGGGTtactatattataatatttaaagatTGACAGTAGTAACAGGTTCTTCGCCCGTTGCCAAGGACAGATCGTTGTTAATAGTTTGGGTCATATTCCGACCCTGAATAATACAAATTGAGGGCTTGTTCCAGTTGACAGTAATACAAGTGAGCTTTGGCTTAAGTTATACACTAATCACAAACCTCCCTCCTGTTGGAGTTTAAGTTAATCAACCCCAAGATCTTTGAAATGGCAATATTCagattaacaaaatatttaagcaatttttttaaaaattaagttcCATATATCTGTTGATGAGCTGCTGttgaagtttttaaaaatttatcactAAGCATTACTTGCTCGTCTTCTTTCAGTTAAGCCAGCATCTTGCACGCcttcacattttcttttcaGTATTGTAGTTTGTTTGtgtttctttaatttgtattaatGATCTTCTATGCCTGATTTCAGATCTTATATTTCAAAGACTTTGTACCTTGTTCTATTGCTCCGTCATCCCTCGATGCATTCACAAGCATCAACTGGAAAAGCTATGGGTTGGCTCTGCGGAGTGTTGCAGATCATGATGATAGTGTAATGCTGGAATGGGAGAACCTGGCACCAGATTTACAAATTCATATTGCCATCCATTGTTACCATAGAAAATATccatcataatataatacatatccATGAGAATTGACATGGTCATACACTCTTAGCATTAACTTCAAACAATGAGTATTGTCTTTTGCTTAACTTGCTGACAAGGTGAAACAGTGGGTTGCAGAAAGCAGTTCACCTGATCGAAATCTAGCTAGAAAAGCTATCAAGTGTGCTTTGGATGActtgaaagaaaataatcaagggGTTCTCCTAAGTACACGTGCACTTAAGGTAATGTTTTCACTCTTCTTTGCATTCTTTATGGTCATTGGATTTTCTAGTTCCTGGTATTGGCTTGGCTATGAACAAAATACCTCCCGTTGTTCGATCTATTCTGCATTCTTATACGTCCATACCCAATTGTGAAGCAGAAAAagtagttttttcttcttcttcttcttcttcttcttttgataCGGATTTTTAAAGAGTGCTAAGCAGACAGCATTCAGTAATTCCAGTTGGCTAGGTAATTCACATACAGAAACTAGGCATGCTGTGGAATTAACATTCTTTAGACCATATGACTAGTGCTGATTGAATCTGAATAAGGGATGACAATTATTCAAACATAAATAAGAGCATCGATTGGCAAGAAATCTATTCTCATTGCCTCATTGGGGATGAAAGCTTCCTAGAAAAAATTCTCCTTTTTACTGGGAATGGCTTTTACAGCATCATCTATTTAGCACCGTTGTTCCAGGTTGTCAGATATATAGCATTTTTATTAGCTGGAAGTGCATATGCTTTCATATGTTTCTGCAGAATCCTTTTAAATTCAGTACCCATATCCATGGTCAGGGGCGTACGTAGTTTGACAGTAGCTAATGTATCCGCAACCTCTATATCCCAGACATTTGCTATATATTTGAATAGTTTTGTATATAACTTAGCAATAGGTGCAATAGGATTTCCACATGAACCAATTTAAAATCTCGATACACCTTCTACCTGATTATGATCTTGTTTGAGCTTGAAATGGCCAAAATTTCAGTTTTCCTTCGCGTACATAGCTAAGGTTCTAAATTTGTTTCTCCCACAGACCTGTGATTATGCACCTGACCTTGCAAAAACGCTTGCTCACCTGATCTTTTCCTCCAATGACTTGAACTTCCAAGAAGAATGTTGTTCTCTTCTCGGGGTACAGTCTCAAGAGgttaacattaataatattgGAAATTGCATCAGGGAGAAGATTATTTCAGTCATCGGATTAAATGATCGTAACTCCCATAAGCATAAAGAAGCCCCAACCTTCCTATTTGACGATGATTGTTTCCAGAAAGAGGATTTCATGGACGAGGAATATCAAGAAGGTTTAGAATCTTACAACTCTTTGGATCTATAGAAGGTTAGGAGCATTATTAGATGTCCAATTATTAATCTCTTCTCTAATATGTTTATAGTTTACCTCACAATCAAATTATTCTAGTTACTTCTGCTTGGCTTTATTATTGCTATGGAAAAGGGTAAGTTGAATTTTTTGGTCCAAAGTAGATAAACTGATACTCAATTATTTCTACAACGTTGTGGTGaaaaagagaatatatatattcaaaatttcattctcTCAGTTTTTTCCATGTTAGTGAAATATCTAAGGATTCATTTTGTCACAGATTTTGGAAGTATCTTGTAGAATTATTATCTTTAGTCAGAAATCATCTAGTTTTTGGGAGATCAGTTTTCAAATCTCAAAAGCTACTTCAAACTTGTTTTTGCCCCAAAATCTTACATTTTATAAAAGTGCCCCATCGATTACTTCAGATTTATTTTGCTTGATTTGTATActaatattttcttaagaatTGTAAACCCTTGTCAACATATATGTGATTTTTCATCTCCTACCTTGAATACTACTTGCTTATAATGAAGTCATTAAAAATATTCTGTATAATTTGGAAATAATATGTTTCATTTCTGTCTTTCGACTAATATCTCATTACTAACTCAGCCTTGCTGCTTTGAAAATTTTCTcgtataataattaatatcagCCTAAGATAAATTCTTTTCCTTGAGGCTTGAAGCACTTGAGATCTTTGGCTTCTTCCATTCATTTTTTTGGACCTCGCATGTTCTTAAGATATAATTACTAGTGTTAGTATTTTATCACAAATACTCATATAAATTGGTGTATAGTTTTTTGTCTTAAGAAAtgatttggaaataaataattgtattatatatttttaaaatattagacaagtaaaaatgaatggAGAAAGTATTTTTTCGCTTAAAAATTAGTGAAagaatacatttaaaaatttgGTAAAGTTCTTCGTTGATATAAATTTCCAAAAGTGAAAAGCACACAAATCGCAATGAAACAGTCAAAGTCGAATATGAGTGAATTTTTGAATCGTGGACTATGGTCTTATAGG
Proteins encoded in this region:
- the LOC101251595 gene encoding type 2 DNA topoisomerase 6 subunit B-like isoform X1, with the protein product MEIEISSVKMLYKHLIFCAVQRCRMSDELCRLSVKLTSFSRFALPLVRISVSDTGVGSKPEDYQYLKYGDDPTLANQWDGMISLATTSTSDSEIHNLNVNLKDSNSAGRLTKLPSTAKNGAKFSGTEVSISISKSLDDLLAEITCFLQKMILLKIPKVVMELLVCGDDPLSSQIESRILAIEGSSAYSPIESIESLKVGLKDYIRKHQTCFSIGENLKVGTGVANSSDSSQGNSQVVEAVVIINEMSELVHSSSISEQDMKTEILYFKDFVPCSIAPSSLDAFTSINWKSYGLALRSVADHDDSVMLEWENLAPDLQIHIAIHCYHRKVKQWVAESSSPDRNLARKAIKCALDDLKENNQGVLLSTRALKTCDYAPDLAKTLAHLIFSSNDLNFQEECCSLLGVQSQEVNINNIGNCIREKIISVIGLNDRNSHKHKEAPTFLFDDDCFQKEDFMDEEYQEGLESYNSLDL
- the LOC101251595 gene encoding type 2 DNA topoisomerase 6 subunit B-like isoform X5, which produces MEIEISSVKMLYKHLIFCAVQRCRMSDELCRLSVKLTSFSRFALPLVRISVSDTGVGSKPEDYQYLKYGDDPTLANQWDGMISLATTSTSDSEIHNLNVNLKDSNSAGRLTKLPSTAKNGAKFSGTEVSISISKSLDDLLAEITCFLQKMILLKIPKVVMELLVCGDDPLSSQIESRILAIEGSSAYSPIESIESLKVGLKDYIRKHQTCFSIGENLKVGTGVANSSDSSQGNSQVVEAVVIINEMSELVHSSSISEQDMKTEILYFKDFVPCSIAPSSLDAFTSINWKSYGLALRSVADHDDSVMLEWENLAPDLQIHIAIHCYHRKVKQWVAESSSPDRNLARKAIKCALDDLKENNQGVLLSTRALKGEDYFSHRIK
- the LOC101251595 gene encoding type 2 DNA topoisomerase 6 subunit B-like isoform X3; amino-acid sequence: MKITIAISDTGVGSKPEDYQYLKYGDDPTLANQWDGMISLATTSTSDSEIHNLNVNLKDSNSAGRLTKLPSTAKNGAKFSGTEVSISISKSLDDLLAEITCFLQKMILLKIPKVVMELLVCGDDPLSSQIESRILAIEGSSAYSPIESIESLKVGLKDYIRKHQTCFSIGENLKVGTGVANSSDSSQGNSQVVEAVVIINEMSELVHSSSISEQDMKTEILYFKDFVPCSIAPSSLDAFTSINWKSYGLALRSVADHDDSVMLEWENLAPDLQIHIAIHCYHRKVKQWVAESSSPDRNLARKAIKCALDDLKENNQGVLLSTRALKTCDYAPDLAKTLAHLIFSSNDLNFQEECCSLLGVQSQEVNINNIGNCIREKIISVIGLNDRNSHKHKEAPTFLFDDDCFQKEDFMDEEYQEGLESYNSLDL
- the LOC101251595 gene encoding type 2 DNA topoisomerase 6 subunit B-like isoform X4, with protein sequence MKITIAISDTGVGSKPEDYQYLKYGDDPTLANQWGTSDSEIHNLNVNLKDSNSAGRLTKLPSTAKNGAKFSGTEVSISISKSLDDLLAEITCFLQKMILLKIPKVVMELLVCGDDPLSSQIESRILAIEGSSAYSPIESIESLKVGLKDYIRKHQTCFSIGENLKVGTGVANSSDSSQGNSQVVEAVVIINEMSELVHSSSISEQDMKTEILYFKDFVPCSIAPSSLDAFTSINWKSYGLALRSVADHDDSVMLEWENLAPDLQIHIAIHCYHRKVKQWVAESSSPDRNLARKAIKCALDDLKENNQGVLLSTRALKTCDYAPDLAKTLAHLIFSSNDLNFQEECCSLLGVQSQEVNINNIGNCIREKIISVIGLNDRNSHKHKEAPTFLFDDDCFQKEDFMDEEYQEGLESYNSLDL
- the LOC101251595 gene encoding type 2 DNA topoisomerase 6 subunit B-like isoform X2, with the protein product MEIEISSVKMLYKHLIFCAVQRCRMSDELCRLSVKLTSFSRFALPLVRISVSDTGVGSKPEDYQYLKYGDDPTLANQWGTSDSEIHNLNVNLKDSNSAGRLTKLPSTAKNGAKFSGTEVSISISKSLDDLLAEITCFLQKMILLKIPKVVMELLVCGDDPLSSQIESRILAIEGSSAYSPIESIESLKVGLKDYIRKHQTCFSIGENLKVGTGVANSSDSSQGNSQVVEAVVIINEMSELVHSSSISEQDMKTEILYFKDFVPCSIAPSSLDAFTSINWKSYGLALRSVADHDDSVMLEWENLAPDLQIHIAIHCYHRKVKQWVAESSSPDRNLARKAIKCALDDLKENNQGVLLSTRALKTCDYAPDLAKTLAHLIFSSNDLNFQEECCSLLGVQSQEVNINNIGNCIREKIISVIGLNDRNSHKHKEAPTFLFDDDCFQKEDFMDEEYQEGLESYNSLDL